GCCATATATCATCATTCCTTTCTAAAAAAGGGTACAAAAAATACACCCTTATCAATTTGTAATTTTGCAGGATGTATGATATAATTCTGGTGTTCAGGCAGAGATTACATCAATCACCCATGATTGATAATTTCTGAAATTCCGTCCAGTTGGTAGCTGGGCGGTTTTCTTTTATTGTAAATTACTTACATTATCAAATAATTTCCAGATATAGTTAGAATATTTTTGATACGGAAAATAATAATTACTTTTTGGAGTAGGAGTTCCGTTTTTGTCAAGGATATTCTTCAGTCGAACAGTTTCAGCGTCAAGCTTTTCCCAAGTCTTTTTGAATTTAGAATAATGTTTACCTTGTACAGAATAAACAAATTTATTCCAAGAATTTCTTTTTTTATAATTTTTATTTAAGTCGGAAATGGTTTTATCAATATTTAATTTGTTTCCGCAAGAGTCGGTTCCATCTTCTATATAGTGATATATATCACAGTATCCATTGTTCCAAATATCTTCACACTGCCAGTCATAAGCATCCCATAATTTATTAGTTATTGATTTATGACTACGAACAGATACTTCACATTTTAATGTTTGACCATTAACTTTTGCAGTAATATAAGCAGTTCCAGATTTTTTAGCAATAACCTTTCCAGACTTTGTAACTGCTACAACTTTCTTTTTACTAGAACTCCATTTAACTTTCTTTTTCGTTCCTTTAATTTTTAGCGTATAGCTATTTTTCTTTGGTAAAGTTATGAATGTTTTATTTATTGTTGTATTCTGTTTTGCGTGTATCGGTACAGCAGGTAATAGCATCATTGCAGACAATGCAACGCATAAAAACTTTTTTTTCATACGCATTTCTCCTTCTTTATTTTAATAATAAAAACGACAATTCGAGATTATATCCCATTAAGTCATTTAGATAATTATTTCACAGTAGTTTTTGAAACATTTAGATAATCAATAATGTAACCATCTGATGCCCAGATACTAAAAACACCTGCGAAAGAAGTACATTCAGGATTTTTAATTTTAGCTTTTAAAATAAAATTTCTAGTGTCTTTTGAAGCAATATACGGAGAAGTGGTCATTTCATCTGGTTCGTAATCCGTATCGTTCAATTTAAAATATTCACAGTCAAACTTAAATAAGGAATCTGTTTTATTATATACTGAAAACGCAATTTCAGAAGAAGTTGTATATGCCAACTTTATCTGAAGTTTATCGTTATCCAAAATAATTCTATTATATGTATAATTTTTAACAGTAGGAGCTGAAGGGGTTTTAACAACTTTCTTTTTGATAGTCATTTTGCTCCGATAAGTCTTTTTACCGATCTTAGCTTTTATATAAGCTGATCCAACTTTCAGCCCTTTGATAGTTGCATATTTGTTATTTTTGTTCACTATTCTTATTTTATTATTAGATACTGTCCATTTTACTTTAGTTTTATTGTTCTGTAAATTAATTTTACAAGTCTGGTTAATATAAATAGTCTTTTTTAATGGTGTAATACTTACTTTAGATTTTATCCATGATTGAAGTATTTGAAAATGTGATCCCGATGTCTGTAAAAGCTGCTGAGACCAGTGCAGAGGGAAAAAGCATCTACATGCATTGTCCGAAAGGAAAGGTTGCAGAGGCCTATATGAACTTAACACAGGAGGTTTTGAAGAATGAAAAATAGAAGTGGCGAAAAGATTAAACTGGCAAGCATTGATGAACTGCTTGGTGTGGTAAATGAAGAATCTGCAATGGAGATAGAAATTAGTAAGATCCATCCGTTTAAAATTGTGCGCCCAGATAAGGGCGAGTAGTCTAGCAGGTGGAATGCCTGTCTGGTAAGGTCTAACCAACCGCCAGTAGCGAGTCTTGGGTCTTCCATAGTCTGCGTCATACCAGCGTTTATGAAGAAAAAATCAAAGGCTCTTGACTTGGAGTTAACTTCAAGTAGTATACTAATCGAAACAGGAGGTAAAAAGATGAAGAAATTACTGATTATATATTATTCATGGTCAAATGGAAACACGGAAAGAATTGCAAAAATGCTGCAGAGTGAGACTGATAGCGATATTCTAAAAATAGATACCGTAGTTCCATATTCTGGCAGTTATGATGATGTGGTAAATCAGGGACAGAATGAAGTGCAGCGCGGATACGAACCTGAAATTAAACCGCTGGATATCAATATTGCAGATTATGATGTCATCGCAGTTGGGACACCTACATGGTGGTACACAATGGCTCCGGCTGTAAAAACATTTCTGCACCAACAGGATTTTACCGGAAAGACAGTAGTACCTTTTATGACAAATGGTGGCTGGCCAGGGCATGTAATAAAGGATATGAAAGTAGCCTGCAAAGGCGCAAATGTGGTTTGCGATATGCAGATACAGTTTGATTCTACAGGTGGAAGTAATATGGAGACACCTCAGGAACAAATTAATGAATGGATACAGAGTGTGAAAAATCTTCTTTAAATTGTGGAGGAAGAATATGACAATAAAAGAAGTGTCAGAAAAATATGGTATTTCACAGGATACCCTTCGTTATTATGAGAGGGTTAATGTGATTCCTAAAGTTACAAGAACATCCGGAGGAATTCGGGATTACCAGGAAGAAGATCTTAGATGGGTTGAGCTTGCAGTATGTATGAGAAATGCAGGACTTCCCATAGAAAGTCTGATTGAATATCAAAGGCTATTTAGGGCGGGAGATTCTACAATACCTGCGAGACTTGAGTTGTTGAATGAGCAGATGGATATTCTTCAGAAGCAAAAAGAGCAGATAGAGGAAACTATGGACAGGCTTTCTTATAAGATATCACGGTATGAAGAAGCAGTGAAAACAGGAAAACTGGTATGGACAAAGGAGGAATAGTACAAATGGCAAAGCTGGTAGCATTTTATTCAAGAGCAGATGAAAATTATTTTGGCGGTTCCATGAAATATATTCAGATTGGCAATACTGAGAAAGCTGCAAAAATGATAGCTGATATGACAGGAGCAGACCTTTTCAAAATCGAGCAAAAGATTCCCTATGCCGCTGATTATAATACCTGCATTGCACAGGCAAAAGAGGATAAACAGACAGGAAAACGACCAGAGATACTAAATCTGCCACAGGACATAGATCAATATGACGAGATTTATCTTGGATACCAGAATTACTGGGGAACCATGCCAATGGCTGTATATACTTTTCTGGAAAGTTATGATTTTACAGGAAAGAAAATTCATCCATTCTGTACGCATGAAGGAAGCGGATTGTCAAATACGGAGAGTGATATTAAAAAAAGTGCAAAAGGTGCAGTGATTGAGAAAGGCATTGCGATACATGGAAGCGGCGTAGATCAAGCGAAAGATGTACTTGAAAGATGGATACAGAAATAGAGGTTAGAAAAATGGAATGCAAGGAAATACGTGTTGATGTAAGAACTGCGTCAATAAAAGAAAGTACAGAAGGGCAACGTCAGACAAAAATATTATTTCAGATTAATCATACAATGCCTTTTACTGATGAATATAATGATTTATTAAAGGAATTGTTTGAAAATAACCTAGGAGATGGGAGTATGATATCACCACCGCTTAATGGAGCATGTGTTGGAAGCGTAAAGATTGGCAGGAATGTATTTATCAATTCTAATCTTCTTGCAATGGCAAGAGGTGGAATAACGATTGAAGACAATGCTATGATTGCTGCAAATGTACAGCTTATTTCCAATAATCATGATCCATATGATTTGTGTACTCTGACTTGTAAGCCTGTTCTGATAAGAGAATATGCCTGGGTAGGAGCTGGAGCTACGATACTTCCGGGAGTATGTATCGGAAGACACGCAATTGTGGGAGCTGGATCTGTAGTGACAAAGGATGTACCGGATTATGCAGTAGCAGTTGGAAATCCGGCAAAAGTAATAAAAATGCTTGATAAAGAAAAATTTCAGGAGGACTAAAAAGATGGAAAATATGAAGTTGAATAACAATTTGGAATGTCCAATGCTTGGACTAGGAACTTTTATGTTATCACCAGAGGATGCCTACACAAGTACATTAGAGGCATTAAAAATGGGATATTCCCTAATTGATACAGCAAATGCTTATGTAAATGAGCGTGCAGTTGGAAGAGCAATCAAGGATAGTGGAATTGACAGAAAAAATATATTTCTATCAACAAAAATATGGGCTAGTGAATATGAAAATGAGAATACTGTAGAAGAAACTCTAGAAAGACTTGGTGTTGATTATGTGGATTTACTTTATATACACCAGCCTGCAGGCAACTGGCTTGCCGGATACAGAATGCTTGAAAAAGCGTATAGAGAGGGCAAAGCAAAATCCATTGGTATCTCGAATTTTGAAAGAAAATATATGGAAGAGTTGGAAACAAAGTGGGAAATTGTACCTCAGTTTATTCAGGTGGAAGCACATCCATATTTCACACAGAAAGAACTTCGTGTAACTTTAGACAAATATGGAATTAAGCTTATGAGCTGGTATCCGCTGGGACATGGAGATACAGCATTAATGAATGAGTTGGTATTTGCAGGACTTGGCAAAAAATATGGAAAAACACCTGCACAGGTTATTCTCCGTTGGCATACTCAGATGGGATTTGTTGTAATTCCTGGAAGTAAAAATGCAGAACACATTAAGGACAATATGGATATCTTTGATTTTGCATTAACAGATGAAGAAATGGAACAGATTGCAAAGCTGGACAAGAATGAAAGATATTATCACCGCACGGATGAACAGCTTGTACAGTTTGCAAACTGGAAACCAGAGTTTGAAAAATAATATGGAGAAAATAGTATGAGCAAAAATGATGTATGGCTTAATCAGTAAAATGGGGAAGTACGGAGCAACTGCTTCCATCTTTTTATCTAGAAGTAGCAGTAAGTAAATCCGAGTAAAATATGGTCAAAAAATCATCGACATCCGACCTACAGCACGTTATAATATAGTTAATCTAATAAGAAAACCAAGTGATCATTGTTACGAAGCTGAATCGTAATGGTGGCCAACTGAGTGAACTCGATGGAACGGAATGGTTATATCCTCCGGGTGCTCCGAGCACCGGACGAGCACCGAAAGGTGCTTTACAGAGATGAAAACAGGTTTTCTTATTTTGACAGGGAGTAACAGAATAGTTAGGAAAACCAAGGATTTCCTTGACTTAGGTTGACTAATCATTGTATGTATTTACAGTGGTATCTCGAGCTCCTAAGAGAAAGCCGAGGCATTCCCCAAAGGGAAAAAATGAAAAACAACTTTCAGTTCGAATCTATTCTGAAAAATGCCAAAGGTGACAACAAAGCATTCCAAAAATTGGGGAACGTTCTAATGTTACCAAATCGAAAAAATCTGTAGATTGACAACTCAAAAAAGAGTTGATAATCTTATATATGGCCGAAGGGAAAATCCCAGAAACCCAGTAAAATCAAGGGTTTGCGGCATGTGTCGTCATAGCTCAGCTGGATAGAGCACTCGCCTCCTAAGCGAGGGGTCGGAGGTTCAAATCCTCTTGGCGACGGACTTCAAAGCGTTCGAAAATGTTAGCTGGATTAGCTGACAACGAACGCTTTTGTTATTTTCAAATCACGTTCGTGACACAAAATTCCATTCAAAATGATCAATTTCCAGCTAACGCAATCCGATTTTTGTTAGCTGACAGCTAATCAAAATTACCGGTTTGCAAACATGGGTTTTAAGAAGTCCAGCTAACATTTGGGTTCCGCTCCGTTGTCACCCCTTATTTGGGGATGTAAATCAGAGAAAAGGCGGGAAAAGAAACAATCTCTCCCAAACCTGCAAACATGAATTAGCTGAAACAGTATTCAATTCTATTAGCTACAGCTAATGGTCAAACAGCAATGTCTGTTTGGAACTTTACTATCTATAAAAGTTCCAGGCAGGCATTTTTTATTTTCTGAATCCTGGAGGAAAGGAGTCAAGATGACTGAGCCAAACAGACAATCAGGAGAAAACGAAGAAAGAATCATAGAAATTGAGATTGAGCGTCTTCGTCCATTCAAAGAGCATCCGTTTCAGGTGAAAGATGATAAGGAAATGTTTCTTCTGCAGGAAAGCATTGAGAAGTATGGAATATTAAATCTGCTGATCGTCAGACCTGTACCGGATGGCTACTATGAGATCATATCCGGCCACAGAAGAAAACATGCTGCGGAGAAACTTGGATACCGTAAAGTACCGGTAATCATCCGGGTATTAAGTGAAGATGATTCCATTTTAAGTATGGTAGATTCCAATCTTCACAGAGAACGGATCAGTTACAGTGAAAAAGCTTTTGCTTACAAACTGAAGAATGATGTATTGAAAAGAAAAAGTGGTCGAAAAAAGAGCCAAGTTGACCACAAAACACCAAGAAAGCGGGCAATAGAAATCATCAGTGAAGATTGTGGTGATAGCCCAAAACAAGTGCAGCGTTATATCTCACTGACAAAACTGATACCGGAAATGTTGCAGAAACTGGATGATGAGATTATTTCTTTTTGTCCGGCTGTAGAGATAGCTGCATTAAGTGAAAAAGAACAAAGAGAACTGCTTGTAGCAATGGAGTATGCACAGGCAATCCCATCACTCTCACAGGCCCAGAGGATCTGGCAACTGAGTAAAGAAAAACAGTTGTCACTGGAAAAGATGGAAGAGATCATGTGTGAAGTGAAAAAGGGTGAGATCGCAAGAGTGGCATTCACAAACGAGCAGTTGCACAAGTATTTTCCAAATTCTTATACACCGGCAATGATGAAACGGGAAATACTGGCACTGTTGAAATTATGGAAAAAAGAATCATGGGAAAGTTAAAGGAGGAAGAAATCATGTGTAAAGTTATATCCGTAGTAAACCAGAAAGGTGGCGTTGGAAAGACCACCACAACCGTAAATGTAGGCATTGGACTGGCAAGAGAAGGTAAGAAAGTGTTGCTGATCGACGCGGATCCACAGGGAAGTTTAACCGCAAGTCTTGGATATGAGGAACCGGATGATCTTCGCATCACATTGGCAACGATCATGATGGATGTCATCAACGAAGAAGAAATCTCTCTGGAAGATGGGATTTTACATCACCAGGAAAATGTAGATCTTCTCCCGGCAAATATTGAGCTTTC
The sequence above is drawn from the Anaerostipes hadrus ATCC 29173 = JCM 17467 genome and encodes:
- a CDS encoding Ig-like domain-containing protein translates to MKKKFLCVALSAMMLLPAVPIHAKQNTTINKTFITLPKKNSYTLKIKGTKKKVKWSSSKKKVVAVTKSGKVIAKKSGTAYITAKVNGQTLKCEVSVRSHKSITNKLWDAYDWQCEDIWNNGYCDIYHYIEDGTDSCGNKLNIDKTISDLNKNYKKRNSWNKFVYSVQGKHYSKFKKTWEKLDAETVRLKNILDKNGTPTPKSNYYFPYQKYSNYIWKLFDNVSNLQ
- a CDS encoding flavodoxin; translation: MKKKSKALDLELTSSSILIETGGKKMKKLLIIYYSWSNGNTERIAKMLQSETDSDILKIDTVVPYSGSYDDVVNQGQNEVQRGYEPEIKPLDINIADYDVIAVGTPTWWYTMAPAVKTFLHQQDFTGKTVVPFMTNGGWPGHVIKDMKVACKGANVVCDMQIQFDSTGGSNMETPQEQINEWIQSVKNLL
- a CDS encoding MerR family transcriptional regulator, with product MTIKEVSEKYGISQDTLRYYERVNVIPKVTRTSGGIRDYQEEDLRWVELAVCMRNAGLPIESLIEYQRLFRAGDSTIPARLELLNEQMDILQKQKEQIEETMDRLSYKISRYEEAVKTGKLVWTKEE
- a CDS encoding flavodoxin; the encoded protein is MDKGGIVQMAKLVAFYSRADENYFGGSMKYIQIGNTEKAAKMIADMTGADLFKIEQKIPYAADYNTCIAQAKEDKQTGKRPEILNLPQDIDQYDEIYLGYQNYWGTMPMAVYTFLESYDFTGKKIHPFCTHEGSGLSNTESDIKKSAKGAVIEKGIAIHGSGVDQAKDVLERWIQK
- a CDS encoding acyltransferase; protein product: MDTEIEVRKMECKEIRVDVRTASIKESTEGQRQTKILFQINHTMPFTDEYNDLLKELFENNLGDGSMISPPLNGACVGSVKIGRNVFINSNLLAMARGGITIEDNAMIAANVQLISNNHDPYDLCTLTCKPVLIREYAWVGAGATILPGVCIGRHAIVGAGSVVTKDVPDYAVAVGNPAKVIKMLDKEKFQED
- a CDS encoding aldo/keto reductase; amino-acid sequence: MENMKLNNNLECPMLGLGTFMLSPEDAYTSTLEALKMGYSLIDTANAYVNERAVGRAIKDSGIDRKNIFLSTKIWASEYENENTVEETLERLGVDYVDLLYIHQPAGNWLAGYRMLEKAYREGKAKSIGISNFERKYMEELETKWEIVPQFIQVEAHPYFTQKELRVTLDKYGIKLMSWYPLGHGDTALMNELVFAGLGKKYGKTPAQVILRWHTQMGFVVIPGSKNAEHIKDNMDIFDFALTDEEMEQIAKLDKNERYYHRTDEQLVQFANWKPEFEK
- a CDS encoding ParB/RepB/Spo0J family partition protein, which codes for MVKQQCLFGTLLSIKVPGRHFLFSESWRKGVKMTEPNRQSGENEERIIEIEIERLRPFKEHPFQVKDDKEMFLLQESIEKYGILNLLIVRPVPDGYYEIISGHRRKHAAEKLGYRKVPVIIRVLSEDDSILSMVDSNLHRERISYSEKAFAYKLKNDVLKRKSGRKKSQVDHKTPRKRAIEIISEDCGDSPKQVQRYISLTKLIPEMLQKLDDEIISFCPAVEIAALSEKEQRELLVAMEYAQAIPSLSQAQRIWQLSKEKQLSLEKMEEIMCEVKKGEIARVAFTNEQLHKYFPNSYTPAMMKREILALLKLWKKESWES